The genomic region ATTGTTAACCGAACGGTTAAATTATTTCGCACGGTGGAGGTGGTGGTGATTCGGAGCGAAGAGGGGACGCGCGCGATCAACGGACCCAAAGATCTTGGCGAGCTGCTGCGGAAAAAACGCAAGGCGCAGCAGCTGACCCAGGGGCAGGTCGCCGATTTCTGCGGGGTAAGCGTCAAGTTCATCTCGGAGGTCGAGCGCGGCAAGGAAACGGCGGAGATCGGCAAAG from Desulfuromonas acetexigens harbors:
- a CDS encoding type II toxin-antitoxin system Y4mF family antitoxin, whose amino-acid sequence is MIRSEEGTRAINGPKDLGELLRKKRKAQQLTQGQVADFCGVSVKFISEVERGKETAEIGKVLHLLKMLGIDLFADLRE